A window from Drosophila kikkawai strain 14028-0561.14 chromosome 2L, DkikHiC1v2, whole genome shotgun sequence encodes these proteins:
- the Rsph9 gene encoding radial spoke head protein 9 homolog, translating to MNLEYFSEGLDYLMYCGMKLSPEQRILIENSLIALQNDNRFSGMYLWGRITATKNDYYIAFGFTNDCLKDRKYFYSLDQFQWQLLPFVQSPNIFQATILAREPFIGDPSIQTYVKLDPTFNIVGNQVAGIGCPEVVKLKEEERLAAIVFIITEECAICPRGAFYKMTDGRVIPNQMFRGLNNLQIDNQSYYQLFRLPRNDLKVNLAKRSDYNYAIDFLDTIDCVIPLGQAFALNLQKNERLVVIKSCLWMGMTFFHKIDSHKHGFLYLGDGKKNFDLLFMY from the exons ATGAATCTGGAGTACTTCAGCGAGGGCCTCGACTACCTGATGTACTGCGGCATGAAGCTTTCGCCGGAGCAGCGCATCCTGATTGAGAACTCACTGATCGCCTTGCAGAATGACAATCGCTTCTCGGGCATGTATTTGTGGGGTCGCATTACGGCCACCAAAAATGATTACTATATTGCTTTTGGCTTTACCAACGATTGCTTGAAGGATCGCAAGTACTTTTACAGTCTGGATCAGTTTCAGTGGCAACTATTGCCCTTTGTCCAAAGCCCCAATATATTTCAGGCAACAATATTGGCCAGGGAGCCATTTATAGGGGATCCCAGCATACAGACCTATGTTAAGTTG GATCCCACTTTTAATATCGTAGGCAACCAAGTGGCAGGCATCGGTTGCCCTGAAGTGGTCAAGCTCAAGGAGGAGGAACGCCTGGCGGCCATAGTATTTATAATCACCGAAGAATGCGCCATTTGTCCCCGTGGAGCCTTCTACAAGATGACCGATGGCCGCGTGATACCCAACCAGATGTTTAGAGGCCTAAACAACCTGCAGATAGATAACCAGTCTTATTACCAGCTGTTCCGTCTGCCCCGCAATGATCTCAAAGTGAATTTGGCCAAGAGGAGCGACTATAACTATGCTATTGACTTTCTGGACACCATTGACTGCGTCATTCCGCTGGGCCAGGCCTTTGCCTTGAATTTGCAAAAAAACGAACGACTGGTGGTGATCAAGTCCTGCCTTTGGATGGGCATGACCTTCTTTCACAAGATTGACTCCCATAAGCATGGATTCCTCTACTTGGGAGATGGCAAAAAGAACTTTGATTTGCTTTTCATGTATTAA